gcacacTCACTGGCGTCGCGACCGGGACGGGCCcactgcgcgacgcgccctcGGGCGCAAACGACGAGCCAAAGCTGGGGTCGAACGCGTCaaaggtgctcgacgcctGGCCCcccgacggcgtgccgtgcaCAACGTGCGACACGCCGAGGTTTGCAAACGCCGAGTCGAACTCGTCGAGGCccgcggcctgcggcgcgtccctGGCTGTCTTTGGCGCGGGCCACgagtcggcggcgagcgtcgccgagggcgtcgcggtcggtgtcgaggcggccgtcgcggcggtcgaccaggacgtcggcgcacgctggatcgccggcatcggcggcggcacctcggcgggcggcggcacaaGCGGCTCGGACGGCGGCGgggccgtcgccggcgcgctgggcggcggcgcactgaGCTCCTGGGCGCCCGTGCCCTTGGGTGTCTGGGCGCCCGTGCCCGCGCCCTCGCCCGGGAAGCCGCCTGGGACAGAGATGTTCTCGCGCGAGGTCTCGGACTCCTCTGGCGCAATGCCGCCGTACGCGTCGGCAGTCGACAGTGTGCCGGCCGGCAGGCTGCGGTCGCGCGTCATGGCCGTCGCCTCTTCCGGCCCGTCGTGGTCCTCGGACGAGTCGGGTGCGGCGGCCTGGCCAGGCtcgccgtacgcgccgtACTGCGACTCGAACGTGccggccacgtcgcgcggcaccTCGgtgtcggccggcgcagccactgcggcgggcgccgcggcaaaCATCTCGAAAGGgttgcggcgcgtcgcgcccggcgtcgagcCCGGCGAGAGgaccggcggcgaggtgggcagcgcacgcaccttttcgtgctcgtcctgcgccgtggcgagctgcttggtGGCGATGGCACTGAGGCCCGTGTGCTGGCGCgcctccttggcgagcttcTCCTTCTCCTCCCTCAGCGACGCGGTCTGCGCCTGGAGCTCAGAGAGCTGGCGCTTggtctcgcgcagcgcctcgcggtcctgcagcagcttctgctcgagctcgtccttttgcgagcgcacggcgctcagCTCGCTCTCGGTGCGGATCACCTCTTGGCGGAGTgcatcgagctcggtggtctgcgcctgcacgcgctcctcgagctctttgACTGCGGTGCTCTCCGACTcgtgctcggtgcgcgcgcgcgtcagctgcgcctcgagctcggacAGGGACGTGGCGTTCTTCGCAACGGTCGACTcggcggtcgagcggcgcgtcttgAGGTCGTCCAGCGCCTTGCTCGTGCTGTTCAGCGCGTTCTGCGCATTGCCGACGTCCGCGCCAGCAGCCacgggcgcaggcgcgtcaAAGTCGTCGTCAAACGCGTTAAACGCCGGCGCAGAGCggggcgcgctcgtcggcgcgcctggcgttgctggcgcagcaggcgcaggcgcttcGCGGCCGCCACTAaacgccgtcgccgcgacCGATGGCGCCATGGCGGGCGTGTCCGTGTCCAGCAGCGAGAAGAGCTCCTTCTGCGTCTCGCTCTGCTTCACGTCGACGGCCTCAGGCaggtcgcgcgtgcgcatgcTCGGGGGAAGGAACGACGGGGGCAGCTGGtccggcagcggcgtgccctCGAGCTTGTCGTTGATGAGGCGCATCGCGACGGCAaactcgtcgcgcgtcaGTACGCCGTCCTGCGTCAGGTCCGACAGGTCCCagacgtgcgcgagcgtcggctcgtcgaggccgctCTGCATAAAGAAGGGGacgaccagcgcgccgtcgatgcTGCCTTTCTTTTCCGTGTCGAGCGAGTCAAAGAACGAGTCAAACTTGGCCTTTTCCGCCGGGGGGATTGCCCAGTCGCCCGCcggtgcaggcgccggtgcaggcgcgggcggcgcggccgcggccgcaaagctcggcggcgcggggaccgacgcgacgctgctcgagcgcgacggcatgccgcggcccgcggcgctcggcacattcggcgtcgcggcgccgaaCGCGGCCGCGATCGGGTCCGTGCCAGTACGCTGGctctgcagcggcgcgggcgtgccCGGCGTGgactgcgccgcctgctcgtaGAGGCCAGGCGGCAGGGTCGTGGGAATCGACGTGACCGTGCCGTTCATCGTGCCCTGGATGTAGTACATGCCAATGACAAAGTCGGtcaggtcgagcgcgccgcgggaCTTGGTGTCGGCCAGGTTCCAGatcgcgccgagcttggGAAATGGCAGCTTGGACTTCATAAACACGTCCTTGGCCTGGTCGCCGCTGAGCAGGCCGTTGGTCGGCCCGACGGTCGCAAAGATgcgcgcaaagcgcgcCTTGTCCTCGGGCTTGATCGCGACGTCCGCagcagccggcgccggcgcagcgaggccctcgtacgtcggcggcgcgccctgGATCTGCGTCTCGGCTTCGCCGATGctctcgccgcgctgcgcacgtgCAATcaggcggagcgcgacgccaaACGAGTTGGGGTTCAAGAACCCATTGTTGCCGCTATCCGCGATCGACCAGATCTGGCCGAGGGTGAGCGTCGGGAGCTTGAAGCCCTCAAAGAACTTGaccgccgcatcgcccgAGATCATCCCGGTGTTGTTCGGATCAGCGATGAGATACAGTTGGCCAAaggcctggcgctcggcgccacTCAGTGACAGCGTCATGGCTGGGTCAGTCGCGCTACCtacgcgtcgccgtgctcaTCGTGGGCACCGTAGAGACTCTGAGCCAAGCGGCCCGTGTGGCAAGGCACGTGGATATTACATAATACGGCGCACGGATCTACGCTAAAGCTGCACttcggccgcggccgagatGGAGAAGAGGTCGAAGCCTTTCGCAATCTGGTGGAAGGACGGCATCTTGCCGGCACGCATCAGCGCAAGGGCTTGGACCATCGTCGgatcgcggcgcatgcTGGGTGAGTAGGGGAGTACGTACGTTGCGACGCCGATCACGCGGTCGTCCTTGGCATAGTAGGCGACAaactcctcctcgtcgggctcgccgtcgacgtgcaCATTGTTGTAgccggcgccttggccagcataccgcagcgacgtgccgaggcCCGACCAAAACACGGGGATATGCGAGTATACGCGCTTGCTGCCAgtcgcgagcgtgcggccaATCTCGCGGCCGTGGTTGCTCGCGACGTTCCagtgctcgatgcgcgtaATGCCGTTGGGGCCGGGGTACGCGGCAATGTCGCCACCGGCGTACACGTGAGAAAGGCcgacgacacgcagcgccgagtccACTTCGACCGAGCCGTCGgggcgcagctcggggAACGACGGCGACTGCCGCAGGAACTGCGTCGCGGGAATCGCTCCGGCCGACATCAGCACGaggtcggcacgcagcgagaGCTCAGGCGAGCCCTTCGCACGGGGCTGCACAATCACCGCCGtgacctcgtcgtcggggCCGGACTCGATGCGCAccacgtcgacggcgtTGAGGAAGCGCAGGGGGCGCTCGTTCACGAGCGCGGTCTGCAGACCACCGCCGACATACCGCCCGAGGGGTCCCTCGAGGGGAACGTGCGTCTGGCCGATGAGCGTCACCTTGGCACGGCGCGCAAATGCAATGCCCATCTCAAGACCGATGAAGCCGGTGCCGATAACCACGAGGTGCTGGtgcatgcggcgctcgagcgcgtcgctaATGGcctgtgcgtcgcgcatggtgcgcagcgtgtaCACACCGCCGAGCTTTGCGCCTTCAATCGGGAGGCGGCGGGGAATCGAGCCGGTGGCAATCACGAGGTTGTCGTACTGCAGCGTGTCGTTGCCGCAGAtctgcacgcgcttcgTATTCGTGTCGACCGCGTACACCTggcacgaggtgcgcaggtcgacgtcgaggcgctcgcgccagTACTCttcgtcgcgcacgacgacctgctcgagcttcggcgcgacgccctTGCTCAGCTTCGGGCGGTCGATCGGGGGGTGGGGCTC
The Malassezia japonica chromosome 2, complete sequence genome window above contains:
- a CDS encoding uncharacterized protein (EggNog:ENOG503NY8Z; COG:T; COG:U); translated protein: MSTATPMTLSLSGAERQAFGQLYLIADPNNTGMISGDAAVKFFEGFKLPTLTLGQIWSIADSGNNGFLNPNSFGVALRLIARAQRGESIGEAETQIQGAPPTYEGLAAPAPAAADVAIKPEDKARFARIFATVGPTNGLLSGDQAKDVFMKSKLPFPKLGAIWNLADTKSRGALDLTDFVIGMYYIQGTMNGTVTSIPTTLPPGLYEQAAQSTPGTPAPLQSQRTGTDPIAAAFGAATPNVPSAAGRGMPSRSSSVASVPAPPSFAAAAAPPAPAPAPAPAGDWAIPPAEKAKFDSFFDSLDTEKKGSIDGALVVPFFMQSGLDEPTLAHVWDLSDLTQDGVLTRDEFAVAMRLINDKLEGTPLPDQLPPSFLPPSMRTRDLPEAVDVKQSETQKELFSLLDTDTPAMAPSVAATAFSGGREAPAPAAPATPGAPTSAPRSAPAFNAFDDDFDAPAPVAAGADVGNAQNALNSTSKALDDLKTRRSTAESTVAKNATSLSELEAQLTRARTEHESESTAVKELEERVQAQTTELDALRQEVIRTESELSAVRSQKDELEQKLLQDREALRETKRQLSELQAQTASLREEKEKLAKEARQHTGLSAIATKQLATAQDEHEKVRALPTSPPVLSPGSTPGATRRNPFEMFAAAPAAVAAPADTEVPRDVAGTFESQYGAYGEPGQAAAPDSSEDHDGPEEATAMTRDRSLPAGTLSTADAYGGIAPEESETSRENISVPGGFPGEGAGTGAQTPKGTGAQELSAPPPSAPATAPPPSEPLVPPPAEVPPPMPAIQRAPTSWSTAATAASTPTATPSATLAADSWPAPKTARDAPQAAGLDEFDSAFANLGVSHVVHGTPSGGQASSTFDAFDPSFGSSFAPEGASRSGPVPVATPVSVPSSGAPSAPAPSTSGAAPPLSYLATTKVAPRAQEGPETRGASGSVSPTPAGVGASGASAPLGAPSAPGVPGAPGVPGAPGVPGAPGASVPAGAGVAGVGSGSGARQGAAPPSGPPSGPLSGPPSGPLSGPPSGPPSGPPSGPPSGPPSGAPSASTGAGSGPAYANAPPRGPSPALADDVGPVRQLCQMGFSRSQVIRALERCGYRTERALEHLLSNSGRA
- the aif1 gene encoding Apoptosis-inducing factor 1 (EggNog:ENOG503NVZ7; COG:S) codes for the protein MSGENGSGKVRVYAARLDEIPEGTMREVPLDDEQVQVNALVSNVHGEIVATSSRCTHYGVPLAKGVLTSDGRVYCPFHGACFRVTTGDIEDAPGLDPLKKIDVEVTNGRVYLLVDYEALKRPTDGKCTAPAKGGPHTVFVGGGAVTLHGVQEMRRRGYKGRITVITAEPHPPIDRPKLSKGVAPKLEQVVVRDEEYWRERLDVDLRTSCQVYAVDTNTKRVQICGNDTLQYDNLVIATGSIPRRLPIEGAKLGGVYTLRTMRDAQAISDALERRMHQHLVVIGTGFIGLEMGIAFARRAKVTLIGQTHVPLEGPLGRYVGGGLQTALVNERPLRFLNAVDVVRIESGPDDEVTAVIVQPRAKGSPELSLRADLVLMSAGAIPATQFLRQSPSFPELRPDGSVEVDSALRVVGLSHVYAGGDIAAYPGPNGITRIEHWNVASNHGREIGRTLATGSKRVYSHIPVFWSGLGTSLRYAGQGAGYNNVHVDGEPDEEEFVAYYAKDDRVIGVATMRRDPTMVQALALMRAGKMPSFHQIAKGFDLFSISAAAEVQL